Part of the Bombina bombina isolate aBomBom1 chromosome 8, aBomBom1.pri, whole genome shotgun sequence genome is shown below.
ACAGGCTGTATTTTGTAGTTGGTGTGTGAACAATatgcagtactaaaataaaaacaataataagttaggttcaatcaatgttttttacaaaagattcttttttttaatcatattttattctTATTTAGTGACATCTCTGCAATGCTACAACTGTAAAGATATGAAGAATAACACAGAATGCAATAGCCTTCCAGTTGAAACATGTGCTCCTTCGTTTAATGTTTGCTTAGCAACAACAGAGAAGTTGTGTAAGTATTACAAACCATCAGCATAGGTGTGTCACTAATTGTACATTGTTAATTATAAATTGCTCAACACTGTTATTATCATGTACAGCAGGAGAAAGTTGGAGACAAAAACTAGGACATGTGAAATTGTTGCTTCAGTGTAAacaacttttgtgtgtgtgtgtaggaggttATTTATTGATATTCTcccctgtttacatagcttttctacatagAAAGCAGCTGTattcatattgtatatataaataatgggTTCAACAGGCTAAAACAGTTATATAAAATGACAACAATTTAATCTACTCTAATAAGTAAAATTAATTACTAATAACACATTAAAGGGAGAAAATggtacagtacattgtccctttaattttgaagcaTCTGCAAACAATATCAGTGGAGTTTCAATGCTCcttaaaatatcattaataaatagAATAAAGATAAGTGAAACCAAGGCCCACCACTTACAACTTGTGCCCAATTTTAGAATTttccattaaagggaaatgaaatccaaaatctttctttcatgattcagatagagaatacaatttttaaaaaggtttccaatttacttctattatcaaagttattttgttctcatgttattctttgttgaagagatatctagatatgtagcgtgcacatgtctgaagcactacatgacaggaaatggtgctgccatctagtgttcttgctaatgtataacactgttgcaaaactagaCGTGCACACTTCTAAACTTACCTTCcagctttttaacaaagtataacaagaaaatgaagaaaatttgataatagaagtaaatcggaaagttgtttaaaattgaatgctgtatctgaataatgaaatacattttttgggttttgtgttcctttaacaaTAACTCTCTGcactatatacttaaagggacatgaaacccagcatttttctttttcttatttttcatgattcaaatagagaatgtgattttaaacaactttccaatttacttcttttatccaatttgcttgcatttcttggtattcttttttgaaggagcagctgtgcaccactgggagctatctgaagacatctggcgaaccaattaaaagagatttttgtgtagctaacaatcagcagctagctcctagtaatgcattgctgctcctgaacctacatagatatgcttttcaactaaggataccaagaaaaataagccatttagataatagaatcaaattggaaagttgtttagaaacacatgttctgtctgaatcataaataaaaagttttggatgtaatgtccctttaaaccagtttTCAATCTAAGTGCATACATTTCCCTTCAAATCAGTATCTCAAAAACTCCTAGCAAAATCTAAGTTCAACATGTATGTGTTGTTAAGAATTTACCAATAAAAGTATTGTTATATGGTGATCAGGAATGTGGAGCTTACAGATTTTTAATTCTTCTTCCTTTCATCCAGTTAATGGTGCAAAAATATCCAAAAAGTGTGCTGTGACTGGCGAATGCAACCAAGTTAATTATGATATAAAGATTCTAGCACGCAAAATGGAATGTTGTGGAAGTGATTTGTGCAACAGAGACGCTCCCTGGAATGGACAAACCGCTTTGCAAAGCAACGTCATCTTGGCAACAGCATGTGCTTTGGTCCTTTGTGTCATCAAGAACATGTAGATTGTATATCACTTGACATCAGTAAAGAAGTAATAAATGGGATGGAATACAGATGTTGAAGAAATACAGTTATCTCCACAAAACGCGTTTCTAATTTACTGCTTTCCAGAAAATTTGTTTCTAATTCAGCGATCTGTACAAAATGTCTTTCTAACTCATTAATCTGTACAAAATGTGTTTCTAATTCAGCAATCTGTACAAAATGTGTTTCTAATTCAGCGATCTGTACAAAACACGTTTCTAACTCAGTAATCTGTACAAAATGTGTTTGTAATACAGTGATCTGTACAAAATGTGTTAATAATACAGTAATCTGTACAAAATGTGTTTATAATACAGTGATCTGTACAAAATGTGTTTCTAACTGAGAGTTCTGTACAAAATGTGTTTCAAACTCATTAATCTGTACAAAACGCGTTTCTAACTCAGCAATCTCtacaaaatgtgtttaaaatacaGTGATCTGTACAAAATGGGTTTCTAACTCATTAATCTGTACAAGACGCGTTTCTAACTCAGCAATCTGTACAAAATGTGTTTCTAATACAGAAATCTGTACAAAATGTGTTTCTAATACAGCAATCTGTACAGAATGAGATTCTAATTTAGTGATCTCTAAACAAAGTGTTTCTAATTCAGTAATCTCTACAAAATGTTTTTGTAATATAACAATCttaacaaaacctttttttaatgaAGTGATCTACACAAAATATGTTTCTAATGCAGTAAGCTCTACCAAATGCCTTTCTTATGCAGACAGCAGATCTAGGACATGATTTCCTTCCACTCCTGTGCTcactaaatattattatatttagctACAGTGAATTGAAACATTTGTGCAATTTACTTGTATTAGCAAAGATGCTTCCAATAAAAGTTGTTACGGTTTCAGcaacatatgtagatatgctgctTATCCCCCAGCACCAGTATTCATTCGCCTGGTATATAAATTGGGCCAGTGATTAATTTACACACATAGCACAGTGTTTGAATTCTGGTGCAGGGCATGCGCGGTATAGGTCCATATGACGCTGGAACTGTGTTAGCTTTTACTAGAGAAATACAAGTagattgcaaaaatacttctttcCCAAACTGAAATGCCCTCACTTACACTGCAATTTCCaatgttatgtgttttttttatatagggaTTAATTGCTAAGGGGAAATATGATGAGGAATTCATTGTGGGGTCATGTTGTTTCTATTATTTgcgtttgcaggagcgcaataaattgccgctccacttgaaatctaaccCTAAACAGGGAGAAAAtcttacagtacattgtccctttaatttttaaaggacaactcaatgcagtagaattacataattaacatgtgcataataaaaagacaatgcactagcagttactctgaatttcaaataagcagtagatttttttctgacacatttatttttttctcccattgtccggccccctgtatcatgtgacggacatcagccagtcacagactagtatacatataccctgtgagcttgtgcacatgctcattaggatcttgttccccagaaagtgtaaataaaaaaacactgtacaaaatttgaaaatggaagtaaattggaaagtttcttaaaggcCATTATGTTACATTTGCTTTTAACAAAccatgtgcacatgtctgcagtttTGCAACGATGTtaaacattagcaaaagcactatttcctgtcatgtagtgcttcaggcatgtgcacaatacctatctatagatatctcttcaacaagtaataacatgagaatgaaataggtttgataatataagtaaattggaaaattctaaAATTGGGCAAAAGTTGGAAGTGATGTGCCCTGGGGTTCTGATTTAACTTCTCTTTATTCTGTTTATTAATGATCTTTTAAGGAACATTGAAACTCAACTGTATTGTTTGCAGATGATTAAAGGGATGATGATGATTAAAGGGATTCAAGTCCTTTATGATTCAAGTAAAGCAGTTTTAAAAtcctgcttagcactcaaagggttaaagggactatggtctagatttatgaagcagcagatgcccatttgcgggcgtgcaataaataagtggctggtttttgctaccgcaatctctggttaattttataaacatgcctcaaatgtccccaaaatacatattctaccatttttattttttagtaaaataactgcactaggcagaatTCTGGCGGTAAGGTTGGTGGGAG
Proteins encoded:
- the LOC128637967 gene encoding prostate stem cell antigen-like codes for the protein MNIIFVLLISPFALWSIASVTSLQCYNCKDMKNNTECNSLPVETCAPSFNVCLATTEKLFNGAKISKKCAVTGECNQVNYDIKILARKMECCGSDLCNRDAPWNGQTALQSNVILATACALVLCVIKNM